The Triplophysa dalaica isolate WHDGS20190420 chromosome 14, ASM1584641v1, whole genome shotgun sequence DNA window aaaaatgcaataaactcCCGACGGACAAAATGCTTTCTATGGTTAAGGCTGTTCACGAGATTACCGATAATTAACAAACAACACTATTGCTTAACAGACCATAATATCACATAAAATGTACATGgttcaaaatgtaaagaaactTTGCTTGAATACTTTTAAAAgaaatctctctctccccctcactctctttctctcactcactcactctctctctctctctctctcttctccagTTCCTCTGGAGTGATTACCAGCAGTGAAAGTTTTCCTAAGTCTCAATCTCACTTCTCTGAGTTAAGCGATACACACACTCCTCTCTCGGTGGAACTGACTCCAGACTCCGGCATTGTTGCCACACCAGTAAGTATGttgtaatacattaaatgttgttaGTAAGAATTATTAAAATGCtgagtttaaaaatgaatcgatgagtgttataatgtataaactgtagttacaaatattatgcattatacatatatgCTTTAAGTAAAGTAATACCACTGATTTGTGTGTGACGCTAAATATCAACGTTATGGTGCAATGACTTACTTCGGTCAGTATTGTGAATGAAGAGCGTGCTTTGATTGACAGCCCATGTGTCTGTATGGTGTCTTGAATGTTGTTTCATGTAGCTGCCATCCAGTCGGTTCAGGTTCGCCTCGTGGCACTGTTTAGAGGAGCATGATGTGCGTGGAGACCAGCTCGCCTGCCCAAGAGTCAGAGAGGGTAAGACTTCATTTATCAGGTGATTTATGATATATACGCTGTATTATTGCATCTATTTAGATGATGTCCTCAAACAGGCCCCGCTGAAGAGGAGCTGTCTGTTAACAGCGAAGACATATTTCTCAGAGGCGGCaggagaaagaggagagagGAGGGAACACAGAAATGGGAGGAGAGACTTCAGGAGAACTGGGAGAACTGTGCGGTGAGCCTAACttgttcatttataataatcataatgCTGACATCATCACTGGTATTAATAACCATGTCCATCGGTCTACCAGGAACACCCTACCAACTGCATCTTTCAAACTTCAAAATACCACCgcagttgtgttttgtttcgGAAATtgttaagaaataaaaacagaaagttgTTGAAATACATGAAGAGTattggaggtgtaaaatgaatgtggatTGTATACGTAAAATAATCTCAATACAAGAGCAATTAAAGCGATGTCatctttgtttctgttttatggGCAGGTACTGAACTTGTCTTATCAGGATCTGGGTGATCCATACCAGCTAGAGAACTTTACTCGTATTCTGAAGAGACTCATTCGAGTGGAACATCTTCAGCTGGTGGACAACTCCCTGAAAGATCTCAGTTCTGTCAGACTGCCAAGGTGTGAAACTAAATCATTTGATTCTGAATACATGCTAACACTATAGCGTACAGATGTAGACTATAATCTGGTCATCTCATCTGTTGTACATCAGCCAGGAGTGTAATGTAGCATTAATAATCATTCCCTTTTGCAAGAAAGTGAGTTTTCACTGGACGCCATCCCATTATATGGCAGTAGTTGTTGTGTGTGCTCGtgtaataaaatacatgttgTGCAATTTAAGCCTTGTGGTGTAATCTCATAtgaccattttattttaaagtaaataggAAACTGTTAATTATGTATCATTTCAAAATaagagtttgtgtttacataatatatgtctgtttaccgtgcatattaattttgtatttgtaaacaccgacacatacatgcatatatttaagaaaaaacatatatgtatatataatataaatgatttgtaaatataaatactgtaaatacaaaatcctaaatatgtataaatgtatgtgtacgtgtggatataaatatataatgaatatgcacagtacacagacaaatattatgtaaacacaaacttttattctggatgtgcaATCACGAGTTATCGTTCGACAGTCCTGAATTGAGAATATCAAATATTAGCATATCAAATTCTAGATTTTATCTTctaaaattaatatatttttcatcaCAAATAATCCACACGTGTTTCTGGAACGCGTCACTTTGATCGATGTAATAAACAAAGGTGGTAAAAGTCAAAGTCTTCTTTTCGTTTACTTTTTAAAGGTGCAATCCATAATTTAAAAGGTTGCTTTACTTAAATCCAAAGACCTGACAgctcaaaaatataattcattgtTATATTAAACGGTTGTGAATTGGGTTAAAGTAAGGAGACCCTTTTCAACAATTATTCTCTATATACTGTGCTAgctaaatcttttttattttaaaccaaaaagaGACAGATTTAAATTCTAGATTCAATCgcaaaatctatttaaatgtgATCGAGAGCATGCCCGTGTTTTTACAGATGTAAAATCCTAAATCTTCATCGGAACCATTTGACGTCCGTCCGTCAGCTGCCAAAAGTTCCCGCTATCCAGCACTTGTGCCTGTCTGAAAACAGTATTTCCTCCCTGAGTGAGTTGTGTCTGCTGAGGAACACGCCGCTGCGGTCTCTGACCCTGAAACGCAACCCCTGCCAGTTTCTGGAGCACTACCGCTCACGGTGAGACCGGCCGATTTATCTTCAGGTTATTTATAGAACACCACTCAGCTTTCAATAACTCCATGTCAAAACATGAGAAGTGGACTCATCAGTAAATTACATCTTTCAATTAATGTCAAAAGCCATATGGGAGGGAGGTCATCTGTCTCGAAAACCACATTACATCCAGAGTTAATAGCCATACGAGATGATGAGATCATAATTTAGCGAAATAAAGATTTGGCTCAAGAACTGCTCCATCATCAAGTGTTCGGAGCGAGCCGAGAGATTCAGACTCACCTATGTGTTTTCTCTGCAGCGTGTTCGCCTGTTTGCCAAACCTCCTGGTTCTGGATGGCATCCCAAAGCTGCCGGAAGATTGCGTTCCTCCTCCGTCACCGGCGGCAGCCAGGTTTTGTATTATTCTGTGACGGCAGCTCTTGAATTTAAGCCTCGAAGACAGAACCTAAAGCCAATGTCTAATCCAGTGTACTGTCAAATACTGCAAGTCTCTGTAATGCAACGTTTTCAATGATCATGTGCATTTTCATGACAAATTAAAGCTATTTATGTACCTCTGCTTTACATTTGATCCATACAATTTAGAAAAGTTAAGCTGAACACCCAAAATCTGTAATCTGTTGACATTTTGTGGTTCATCAGCAGAGCGTCTGCTGCTGGTTATTCGGGCTATTCGGTGGCTCAATGACCAGCCAACCCTGATCTTGAAGTTCACACTATCCTGAAGACTGTTTTGACAGCCGTGTCGGTTCTCGGGTGTTATTGAGCGATGCTCAGCTGACATGGTGTGAAAAGAGGGCAGAGAGACGGAATCAGATGCAGTAATGTGACTCTGCTGATCGGCTGATGATGTCACCGCAGGTTCTCAGAGGGTCAGGTGGATGTCCAGAATCACGACATGGATGCGATTTcttaaaagtacaatcagaaCTGAATGATtccaaaataaagtttattcgCTTTATTGCGACTTCAAGTTAAACTTCACTTTCAGGGCTaaattttacacaaatgtaattgatcCAAATTGCCGTATATAAGCCGTAGTAATGATATTGCGTTtactatatttaaaacaatataccGACTATGttctagtaaaaaaaaagatttacaattattttatcaatCGATGAACTGCTTACCAAACCCCGACATCACCGAATTTCACAATTcacatattgaaaaaaacaacGTCTTCATATAGGCCTTCGCTTAATGTGTAGCGTGACGCTTTATAGTACGCCTCCGCCTTTCAGCACAATCACTAATTCATATGCGCTTCAGTATTCTGTGTTAATTTTGTTGTCAATTTCAAGTCTGAGCCGAGAAGAAACGAGAGATCTGACAAAATTATACAGATTATTAAATCTGCGAGAGGCGGCTTTGTTTGTCACCAGACCGCGGCTTCCCCATGGAGAACATAATCTGCAAAGATTCATTACACATGCCTGCCAGGagaataacacaaacacagcattTATATAGTCAAAACATATTATTGCGGCATTATCTAACAGCAGGAACATAGTTTATagtgtcttcatttattttcaaagataagaaaataaaaatacaacttattctgtcatttctgtggaacacaaaagaagatattttgggaaatgtctcggtggttttgtgtgcggacaatggaagtcaacgaggtcaaagttttttttttgtttccaacgttcttcaaaataacttattttgcgtttcctgcagaagaaagaaatccaTATacatttggaatgacataaaggGTGGATAAAAGATGGAAGAAAACACTCTCTTTCTACTCAAGGTCAACAAGCAAGAAAAAATAGGTCAGCCTCCAGTCTCAACGTTTGTGCAGGATTAAAAGAGGAAGATAAACTATAAAACCCTTCCACCAATTTTCTATTCTGCTCACATGCCATTATCAACAAGATGGAACACAAATTAACCTCTCAAAACGGATATATTTCACGTTTACAAAATTGTATACACATatagatacatttatttaaatacaaagtaTCAAACAAAGTTGGTTTCACAAAAATTACATCAACTATCCAGTCTAAAAATCTGGTgtcttgaaaataaaaaacaagaaagatgATATATAAGACAGAacaagtaaatacaaaataaatacgaTATTCCATTATTGTAGTGATTCAGTATACATTCTGGACAAACAATCGTGTGTAAATCGTGCAACTGTTGTTTACTCctcaaatatgcaaatatctGAACACGATGTCTCATTATTATCAAATCTCTTTCAATGTGCCATTAAACTCTAGACTGATGTTGAATGTTATAAGGCAACCGACTTCTAGGCCCATTAGCTTTGAATACTAATGCTAGTTTATACTAGAATACTACTTGGCAGTTGTGAATTGACTTGACAATtaggaataaaaaacaaaaggcaaatGTGTTACCATAAAGGAGACCTCTGACGAGAGGTCAGTAGCCGAAGCATCTTGGCAAGAGACTGTCAAAATCTCTCCTGTATCGTGAGGCACTTGGTTTAAAATAGAAAACGGAACGATTTTGGTTCGGCAGCGGTACAGTTAACACAAATCTAagataaaaaagtaattgaaaatTGTCGACAGCAACACTTGCGTGCTAGAATGACGTCACTACATCTGTTTGGATCTATAGACGTCACTACATGAATGTGTAATGTCAAATCACACTGATAATGcattattaacatattttcatTCAGTTAAATGTGGTCGATGGGCGTGGCCAGTGTTTGGCAAATTGAGCAGTCAATGCTGATTGTTGACTGCTGCCTGTCCTTCACTCCGAGTTTCCTTTGTGTGCATCATGTTATTGTTAAATATGACATTAATTCCAAACACCTGAAAGGAAGATTCACCCATTTGAAAAGCTATGTATTGTTTAAATAGTATTACAATATTACTTCGAAGACACGTGCAGCTGCGAGGAAAGACATCATTCAATAATAATGTCAGTGTCAAATGAAAAGTGTCACCTGGGAAATCTTTCAGACGGCTAAAATCTGCGCTTTTAAAATCCGTGCAACAAACCTGCAACATCAGTTAAAAAGCCAAACGTACGTAtttaatggctggaatacactacaagacttttaagatctgaacagatttgttttaaactagacatcatacacttgcagactttttgaaatcaatatttgatcaaatctgcagactggcacagactttgagtccagactgaaaatctgtgCAAAATTCGAGCAAAAGTCCTGTAGTGTATTTATTCTTAATTTGAACAAATCGCATAGACAGACAGCAGGGCGTCCGGTCTGTTAGTGGTCAGCGCTGCTTTCGTGCATCTTCATTTGACTAACGCAGACCAGTTAGGGAACATGTTTcttattcatcagaacaagccAACGCATTGGGTTCAATGTTCAAAAGGATCTAAATCCAGCTGTCCTTCCTTCCCAACGGCTCACATCTCTGCCCTGCCATTGGCTGCTTGATCTGCGTTACCCtgctcttcctcctcttcctcttcgtAGTTCTCCTCATCTTGAGCGGGGCGTTTATCTTTCTTCATGGCATCCTGATGTCGGGCATCTTCCTATACGCACAAAAGAAATTCATTTTCGTCTTCATAAAGTCTGGTTAACATATTATGGCAAAGAACTGCTTGCTTGCACAGGAAGATGCATAAACTCACATCTACgtatgtgtcatttgaaaaccTAAAAATGTTCCTATGTACGGCGGGCCAAACTAGGGTATTCATTAGAAATTCACCTGTTGTGTTTTATGGAAGTCATATGGGCTTGAAGCAACATGATGACATGTCGACACTTCCTTTATATATGCACAGCTCTGTATGATTGTTCATTATTTAACTCGGTGTTTctcaaatttttttaaatatttcctgaGACCTCTGCTTGAATGTCACAGACGATGTGAAAAGGGAAAGTGCACTGAGGCGGGTCATGAGATGGCACGGCAGTAATCGGACACTAGGAATTGATCTGATTCACCCGACTGTGCCGCTGCCGCCCGTCTACAGTTACACAGGCAACTTGTACAATAGAAGAAGTGCaaacatcaacatgtaaacagtaaatatatcttgttttatgagtattaaagtgcttttaaataaaaacagttttggacGGTTTCTTCtggaaatactttttttttgacATCACAACTTTCAatagaaagta harbors:
- the LOC130435906 gene encoding protein tilB homolog gives rise to the protein MSESSSGVITSSESFPKSQSHFSELSDTHTPLSVELTPDSGIVATPLPSSRFRFASWHCLEEHDVRGDQLACPRVREGPAEEELSVNSEDIFLRGGRRKRREEGTQKWEERLQENWENCAVLNLSYQDLGDPYQLENFTRILKRLIRVEHLQLVDNSLKDLSSVRLPRCKILNLHRNHLTSVRQLPKVPAIQHLCLSENSISSLSELCLLRNTPLRSLTLKRNPCQFLEHYRSRVFACLPNLLVLDGIPKLPEDCVPPPSPAAARFCIIL